From the Leptotrichia sp. oral taxon 221 genome, one window contains:
- a CDS encoding amino acid ABC transporter substrate-binding protein encodes MKKLVMLVMLALSVMMCSVQKEEKNDSKAAEGQLPKKVVIGLDDTFAPMGFKNEKGELVGFDIDLARYVTKKLNMEVEFKPINWDSKIMDLNSGNIDLIWNGLTITPERAQQTEMSKPYLANSQVIITRVDSNIKSKADLKGKVVGVQTQSSGEEKVKKLGEDKAFKEFKGYAQYDQAFLDLDAKRIDAIVIDEAFARYIKKIKEDQSKKPLYVILDENYGKEEMAVAAKKGNKVLIDAINKGIDEAKASGEYNKISSKWFK; translated from the coding sequence ATGAAAAAATTAGTAATGTTAGTGATGTTGGCGCTGTCCGTAATGATGTGTAGCGTTCAAAAAGAAGAGAAAAATGATAGCAAAGCAGCAGAAGGTCAACTTCCTAAAAAAGTTGTAATTGGATTAGATGATACATTTGCACCGATGGGATTCAAAAATGAAAAAGGTGAACTTGTAGGATTTGATATAGACTTAGCTAGATATGTGACGAAAAAATTAAATATGGAAGTAGAATTCAAACCAATAAACTGGGATTCAAAAATAATGGACTTGAACAGTGGAAATATTGATTTAATTTGGAATGGATTGACAATTACACCAGAAAGAGCTCAACAAACTGAAATGTCAAAACCTTATCTTGCTAATAGCCAAGTAATTATAACAAGAGTAGATTCAAATATTAAATCGAAAGCAGATTTAAAAGGAAAAGTAGTTGGAGTGCAAACTCAAAGTAGTGGAGAAGAAAAAGTTAAAAAACTTGGAGAAGATAAAGCGTTTAAAGAATTTAAAGGATATGCACAATATGATCAAGCGTTTTTGGATTTAGATGCTAAAAGAATTGATGCAATTGTAATTGATGAAGCATTTGCTAGATATATTAAAAAAATTAAAGAAGATCAAAGTAAAAAGCCATTATATGTGATCCTGGATGAAAATTATGGTAAAGAAGAAATGGCGGTGGCTGCGAAAAAAGGAAATAAAGTATTGATTGATGCTATAAATAAAGGTATTGATGAAGCAAAAGCCTCTGGAGAATATAATAAAATATCTTCAAAATGGTTTAAATAA
- a CDS encoding amidohydrolase produces MIEIEKEFLKKLIDDRHFLHMNPELSGEEFATAEFIKEKLQEHNIKIIETNLKNGVVAEIGQGDKVVALRADIDALPIEEESGVAYHSKVKGKMHACGHDFHTISLIGAAILLKENEDELKGRVRLIFQPEEEINSGAVKMIEENVLEGVSCIIGFHNKPDIPVGFIGIKEGPLMAGVEQFEVEIRGVGTHAAAPHNGNDPIVTASQIITGLQSIVSRHISPLETAVVSVTKIEAGKTWNIIPDRVKLEGTIRTFSEKVREETKKLFEQIIKNYSAAVNQEAEIKWISDGSPVDNNEKMAEILKKEISKFAKVIEPEIMMGGDDFARYQEKVPGLYAFIGTGCPYEWHHPSFLIDDKALPYAINYFITGAKAMLETNEKLK; encoded by the coding sequence ATGATTGAGATAGAAAAAGAATTTTTAAAAAAACTTATTGATGATAGACATTTTTTGCATATGAATCCAGAATTGTCAGGAGAAGAATTTGCAACAGCAGAATTTATAAAAGAAAAATTGCAAGAGCATAATATAAAAATTATTGAAACAAATTTAAAAAATGGAGTAGTAGCGGAAATTGGGCAAGGAGATAAAGTTGTGGCTTTGAGAGCGGATATTGATGCTTTGCCGATTGAAGAAGAAAGTGGAGTGGCTTATCATTCGAAGGTAAAAGGGAAAATGCACGCTTGTGGGCATGATTTTCATACAATTTCTTTGATTGGAGCAGCAATTTTATTGAAGGAAAATGAAGATGAATTAAAAGGGAGAGTCAGATTAATTTTTCAGCCTGAAGAAGAAATTAATTCGGGTGCTGTAAAAATGATAGAAGAAAATGTGCTAGAAGGTGTTTCGTGTATAATTGGTTTTCATAATAAGCCAGATATTCCAGTAGGTTTTATTGGAATTAAGGAAGGTCCGCTTATGGCAGGAGTTGAGCAATTTGAAGTGGAAATAAGAGGAGTTGGGACTCATGCAGCAGCACCACATAATGGAAATGACCCAATTGTTACAGCAAGCCAAATAATAACAGGATTGCAGTCAATTGTAAGTCGTCACATTTCGCCACTTGAAACAGCAGTTGTAAGTGTTACAAAAATTGAGGCAGGAAAAACTTGGAATATAATTCCTGATAGAGTAAAATTGGAAGGAACTATTCGTACTTTTTCTGAAAAGGTGAGAGAAGAGACAAAAAAATTGTTTGAGCAAATTATAAAAAATTATTCTGCAGCAGTTAATCAGGAAGCTGAAATAAAATGGATTTCAGATGGTTCGCCAGTTGATAATAACGAAAAAATGGCTGAAATTTTAAAAAAAGAAATATCAAAATTTGCTAAAGTTATTGAGCCGGAAATAATGATGGGTGGAGATGATTTTGCTAGATATCAAGAGAAAGTGCCAGGATTATACGCATTCATAGGAACAGGATGTCCATATGAGTGGCATCATCCAAGTTTTCTTATAGATGATAAAGCATTGCCATATGCGATAAACTATTTTATAACAGGAGCAAAAGCTATGTTGGAAACAAACGAAAAATTGAAATAG
- the mgtE gene encoding magnesium transporter: MKNNTIQTLINEKKYFEIRKYLNDLNTIEVSELLNQFESSELIMIFRLLSKNRAADVFSYLDTEHQEMIINTMTDVETKNIFDELYFDDIVDIIEEMPANVVKKILKNTDTKDRHLINQLLKYPDNSAGSIMTTEYMDLKKDMNVSQALSKIRETIEDTENVYTCYVISKDRKLEGVISLKELITSDDDVILENLMNRNFVSVHTNDDQEEVAEIIKKYDLIVLPVTDVEGRLLGIITIDDVMDVVEQEATEDFHRMAGISPVEESYLKTSAFKMARQRISWLIILMISATFTGRIIKNYESVLQSVVILSSFIPMLMDTGGNAGAQSSTIVVRALALGEVKPKDTFKILRKEFCISFIVAVVLAAINYLRLITMTRTPLNVALVVSVTLIFVVMISKIIGAFLPVVAKSLKMDPAIMAGPLITTILDALTLTIYFKFATIFLSNIIK, from the coding sequence ATGAAAAACAATACTATTCAAACACTTATAAATGAAAAAAAATACTTTGAAATTAGAAAATATTTGAATGATTTAAATACAATAGAGGTTTCAGAACTTTTAAACCAATTTGAATCCTCAGAACTTATAATGATTTTTAGATTACTTTCTAAAAATAGAGCAGCGGATGTTTTTTCGTATTTGGATACAGAACATCAAGAAATGATTATTAATACTATGACTGACGTGGAAACTAAAAATATTTTTGATGAACTTTATTTTGATGACATTGTTGATATTATTGAAGAAATGCCAGCAAATGTTGTAAAAAAAATATTGAAAAATACTGATACAAAGGACAGACATTTGATAAATCAGTTATTGAAATATCCTGATAATTCGGCAGGAAGTATTATGACGACTGAATATATGGACTTGAAAAAGGATATGAATGTATCACAGGCACTTTCTAAAATTAGAGAAACTATTGAGGATACTGAAAATGTCTATACTTGTTACGTAATTAGCAAAGATAGAAAACTAGAAGGCGTAATTTCTTTAAAAGAATTAATTACAAGTGACGATGATGTTATTCTTGAAAATCTTATGAATCGTAATTTTGTGAGTGTTCATACAAATGACGATCAAGAAGAAGTTGCTGAAATTATCAAAAAATATGATTTAATTGTGCTTCCAGTTACTGATGTGGAAGGTAGACTTTTAGGGATAATTACAATTGATGATGTAATGGACGTTGTGGAACAAGAAGCTACAGAAGATTTTCATAGAATGGCTGGAATTTCTCCTGTGGAAGAATCTTATTTGAAAACAAGTGCTTTCAAAATGGCACGTCAACGAATTAGTTGGCTAATTATTCTTATGATTTCTGCGACATTTACTGGGAGAATTATAAAAAATTATGAAAGTGTCCTTCAATCTGTCGTTATTTTATCTTCATTTATCCCAATGCTTATGGATACTGGGGGAAATGCTGGTGCTCAATCATCTACAATTGTAGTCCGTGCCTTAGCTCTAGGTGAAGTAAAGCCTAAAGATACATTTAAAATATTAAGAAAAGAATTTTGTATCTCGTTTATTGTGGCAGTTGTACTAGCTGCTATTAATTATTTGCGACTTATAACTATGACGAGAACGCCTTTAAATGTGGCTTTAGTCGTTTCAGTCACTCTTATTTTTGTAGTTATGATTTCCAAGATAATTGGTGCATTTTTACCTGTCGTTGCAAAATCTTTAAAAATGGATCCCGCTATTATGGCTGGTCCGTTAATAACAACGATTTTAGATGCTTTAACACTTACAATTTACTTTAAATTTGCAACTATTTTTTTAAGTAATATTATAAAGTAA
- the mgtE gene encoding magnesium transporter, which yields MKKLIVSLLKEKKFFEIKNQLNELNVVEISDVINQFEVPEIVIMIFRLLKKDKAADVFSYLDSDHQEIIIHASTDIETRELFDELYFDDIVDIIEEMPFDIVKKILKNTDKKDRHLINQLLKYPDNSAGSIMTTEYVDLRKNMKVSEAIEEIRKTGKDKENIYTCYVTNESGKLEGVLLLRELIAKKDSTLVSDIMSTNFISANTNDDQEIVADLFKKYDLIVMPVVDHENKLLGIITVDDVLEVVDQEITEDFHKIAGITSPTDDSYLKTNIFTMAKQRIGWLAVLMISDTISGNIIQGYESVLARSIILTAFIPMLMSTGGNVGSQSSTVVIRALALGEISPKNAFKVLKKEFSIGIIVSIVLALLNFLRLIMIEKINIPVAFTVSITLVFTIIISKIVGALLPLLAKIVKADPAVMATPLITTISDAVTLVIYFSFATTILKL from the coding sequence ATGAAAAAACTAATCGTGTCTCTTTTAAAAGAGAAAAAATTTTTTGAAATAAAAAATCAATTAAATGAATTAAATGTAGTAGAAATTTCTGATGTGATAAATCAGTTTGAAGTACCTGAAATTGTAATAATGATTTTTAGACTTCTGAAAAAAGATAAGGCTGCAGACGTGTTTTCGTATTTGGATTCTGATCACCAAGAAATAATTATACACGCTTCTACAGATATCGAAACTCGTGAACTTTTTGATGAATTGTATTTTGATGATATTGTTGATATCATTGAGGAAATGCCTTTTGATATTGTAAAAAAAATATTGAAAAATACTGATAAAAAAGATCGACATTTGATAAATCAGTTGTTAAAATATCCTGATAATTCAGCAGGAAGTATTATGACGACTGAATATGTTGATTTAAGAAAAAATATGAAAGTTTCAGAAGCAATTGAAGAAATTAGAAAAACTGGAAAAGATAAAGAAAATATATATACTTGTTATGTTACGAATGAAAGTGGAAAACTTGAAGGTGTACTTTTGCTTCGAGAACTTATTGCAAAAAAGGATAGTACGCTTGTTAGTGATATTATGAGTACGAATTTCATAAGTGCTAATACAAATGATGATCAAGAAATTGTAGCCGACTTATTTAAAAAATATGATTTGATTGTTATGCCTGTTGTGGACCATGAAAATAAACTTTTGGGGATAATTACAGTTGATGATGTATTGGAAGTTGTAGATCAAGAAATTACAGAAGATTTCCATAAAATAGCTGGGATTACTTCTCCAACTGATGATTCTTACTTGAAAACAAATATTTTTACTATGGCAAAACAGAGAATTGGGTGGCTTGCAGTACTTATGATTTCTGATACAATTTCTGGAAACATTATTCAAGGCTACGAAAGTGTACTCGCTCGATCAATAATTTTAACTGCCTTCATTCCAATGTTAATGTCCACTGGAGGAAATGTTGGTTCACAATCATCAACTGTAGTAATTCGTGCTTTAGCATTAGGTGAAATTTCGCCTAAAAATGCTTTTAAAGTATTAAAGAAAGAATTTTCAATTGGTATTATTGTTTCAATTGTATTAGCATTACTGAATTTTCTGAGATTAATTATGATTGAAAAAATTAATATTCCAGTTGCTTTTACTGTTTCAATAACACTTGTATTTACGATCATTATTTCAAAAATAGTTGGAGCTTTACTTCCACTTTTAGCAAAAATCGTAAAAGCAGATCCTGCTGTTATGGCAACACCTTTGATAACAACAATTTCAGATGCTGTAACACTGGTTATTTATTTTAGTTTTGCAACTACAATTTTGAAACTTTAA
- a CDS encoding ATP-binding protein: MEILKNNETIASTSLGSAVCETVLPLVPLQPLKDIERSIQKKYRSELWSPFVRALKEFEMVKDGDRIAVAISGGKDSLVLSKLFQELKRASKTNFEVVFISMNPGFNAINLQNLKNNLKHLNIPCEIYDDNIFEVAEKIAKDYPCYMCAKMRRGSLYNKATQLGCNKLALGHHFDDVVETTLMSMFYMGKFETMLPKLKSDNYDIELIRPLFYVEEKSIIKWVRNNGILPMNCGCTVAAQKTSSKRRETKELVAQLVKNNPDIKKRIIQSTQNVNIEKVLGWKNSAGKHSFLDNY; the protein is encoded by the coding sequence ATGGAAATTTTAAAAAATAATGAAACAATAGCTTCTACAAGTTTAGGAAGTGCTGTTTGTGAAACGGTTTTACCTCTAGTTCCACTTCAGCCATTAAAAGATATCGAGAGAAGCATTCAAAAGAAATATCGTTCAGAATTGTGGTCACCTTTTGTTCGAGCGTTGAAGGAATTTGAGATGGTTAAAGATGGCGATAGGATAGCTGTTGCAATTTCTGGAGGAAAAGATAGCTTAGTTTTATCAAAACTTTTTCAAGAGCTAAAAAGAGCTAGTAAAACAAATTTTGAAGTTGTGTTTATCTCGATGAATCCTGGATTTAACGCTATAAACCTACAAAATTTAAAAAATAATTTGAAACATCTGAACATTCCTTGCGAGATTTATGATGATAATATTTTTGAAGTAGCAGAAAAAATTGCAAAAGATTACCCTTGCTACATGTGTGCAAAAATGCGTCGTGGAAGCCTTTACAATAAAGCAACTCAATTAGGATGTAATAAATTGGCACTTGGTCATCACTTTGATGATGTTGTGGAAACTACATTAATGAGCATGTTTTACATGGGAAAATTTGAAACTATGTTACCAAAATTAAAATCTGATAACTATGATATTGAACTAATTAGACCTTTATTTTATGTGGAAGAAAAATCTATTATTAAATGGGTTAGAAATAATGGAATTTTACCAATGAATTGCGGATGTACTGTTGCCGCACAAAAAACTTCTAGTAAAAGACGAGAAACAAAGGAATTAGTAGCACAATTAGTGAAAAATAATCCTGATATCAAAAAACGGATTATCCAGTCTACTCAAAATGTTAATATTGAAAAAGTGCTTGGTTGGAAAAATTCTGCAGGGAAACATTCTTTTTTAGATAATTATTGA
- the cdd gene encoding cytidine deaminase, translating to MTKLNLTEQEILNYIDEANKLLEKAYVPYSKFPVAALLIDDNGNVHKGVNVENASYGLTICAERNVIPTAITQGMKKIKFLVVTGGTPEPISPCGACRQVISEFSDDETIIILANKDRKYNIWSINDLLPYSFGPKHL from the coding sequence ATGACAAAACTAAATTTAACAGAGCAAGAAATATTAAATTATATTGATGAAGCGAATAAACTTTTAGAAAAAGCGTATGTTCCATATTCGAAATTTCCAGTAGCAGCATTATTGATAGACGATAACGGGAATGTTCATAAAGGTGTAAATGTTGAAAATGCGTCTTATGGATTAACAATTTGTGCTGAGAGAAATGTTATTCCAACAGCAATAACTCAAGGAATGAAGAAAATTAAATTTTTGGTTGTAACAGGTGGTACTCCAGAGCCAATAAGTCCATGTGGAGCGTGTAGACAGGTAATTTCAGAGTTTTCTGATGATGAAACAATCATAATTTTAGCGAATAAAGACAGAAAATATAATATTTGGTCGATTAATGATTTGTTGCCTTATTCATTTGGACCAAAACATTTATAA
- the deoD gene encoding purine-nucleoside phosphorylase — protein MATPHIGAEKGQIAETILLPGDPLRAKYIAETFLEDVVQYNNVRGMLGFTGTYKGKRISVQGTGMGIPSIGIYSHELISEFGVKNLIRIGTAGSYQEDLKLRDVVIAMSASTDSAINKLRFNGADYAPTANADMVFKAYEIAKEKGMNVKAGNVFTSDTFYGDDPEAWKKWAKFGVLCVEMETAQLYTTAAKLGAKALTLLTISDSFITSEVTTAEERQTTFNDMIVVALETAISL, from the coding sequence ATGGCGACACCGCATATAGGAGCAGAAAAAGGACAAATTGCAGAAACTATATTATTACCAGGAGATCCGTTAAGAGCAAAATATATTGCAGAAACTTTTTTGGAAGATGTAGTTCAATATAACAATGTAAGAGGAATGTTAGGATTTACAGGAACTTACAAAGGAAAAAGAATTTCAGTGCAAGGTACGGGAATGGGAATTCCTTCAATTGGTATTTACTCTCATGAATTAATTTCAGAATTTGGAGTAAAAAACTTAATTAGAATAGGTACTGCAGGTTCTTATCAAGAAGATTTAAAATTAAGAGATGTAGTTATAGCGATGTCAGCTTCAACAGATTCAGCAATTAACAAATTAAGATTCAATGGAGCCGATTATGCACCAACAGCAAATGCTGATATGGTATTTAAAGCATACGAAATTGCAAAAGAAAAAGGAATGAATGTAAAAGCTGGAAATGTATTTACAAGTGATACTTTTTATGGAGACGACCCTGAAGCATGGAAAAAATGGGCTAAATTCGGAGTTTTATGCGTAGAAATGGAAACAGCACAATTGTACACAACAGCTGCCAAATTAGGAGCAAAAGCTTTGACATTATTAACAATCAGTGATTCGTTCATTACTTCAGAAGTAACAACAGCTGAAGAAAGACAAACTACATTTAACGATATGATCGTAGTTGCTTTAGAAACAGCGATTTCATTGTAA
- the putP gene encoding sodium/proline symporter PutP — protein sequence MTTGGIETFITFGIYLLFLMAIGVYFYVKTDTHEEYILGGRGVGYWVTAMSAQASDMSGWLLLGLPGAVYLSGLKQVWVIIGLIIGTYINWKIVAPRLRMQTEEHEALTIPTFISKKSNDTKGYVKTFSAIVILFFFTIYSASGLVSNGKLFESLLGIDYKLGVLVGGGTIIFYTFLGGYLAGVWTDFFQGILMFFAIIIVPVTAYFVVGGSSAIDVAMTQKHISLNLLKYPEALSMPVIISGLGWGLGYFGQPHIIVKFMSIKSVNELWKARLIAMVWVIISLVCSIAIGITGIALFKNVQDPEKIFIYMIGKLFNPWLAGILYAAILSAIMSTISAQLLVASNTLTEDFYKYIVKREKTNKELIWVGRICIIIIFIIATSLSMNPNSEVLSLVSYAWAGFGAVFSPVILFILYKKEMNWKNILISMIVATITVIFWNQSGLGKKIYEIVPGFLINIICLYILEKFNKK from the coding sequence ATGACAACAGGTGGAATAGAAACTTTTATAACATTTGGAATATATTTACTATTTTTAATGGCGATAGGAGTATATTTTTATGTGAAAACGGATACTCATGAGGAATATATTTTAGGTGGAAGAGGTGTAGGTTACTGGGTAACAGCAATGTCAGCTCAAGCAAGTGATATGAGTGGATGGTTATTGCTAGGATTGCCAGGAGCCGTTTACTTATCAGGATTAAAGCAAGTCTGGGTTATAATAGGATTAATAATAGGAACTTATATAAATTGGAAAATAGTAGCACCAAGATTGAGAATGCAGACAGAAGAGCATGAAGCATTGACAATTCCAACATTTATATCAAAAAAATCAAATGATACGAAAGGTTACGTAAAAACTTTTTCAGCGATTGTAATTTTATTTTTCTTTACAATTTACTCGGCATCAGGATTGGTTTCAAATGGGAAGTTATTTGAATCGTTATTGGGAATTGATTATAAATTAGGAGTATTAGTAGGTGGAGGAACCATAATATTTTATACGTTTTTAGGTGGATATTTGGCAGGAGTTTGGACGGATTTCTTTCAAGGAATATTGATGTTTTTTGCAATTATAATTGTTCCAGTTACAGCATATTTTGTAGTTGGAGGAAGTAGTGCTATTGATGTTGCAATGACTCAAAAGCATATTTCACTTAACTTGTTGAAATATCCAGAAGCACTTAGCATGCCGGTAATTATTTCTGGATTAGGTTGGGGTCTTGGATATTTTGGACAGCCACATATAATTGTAAAGTTTATGAGTATAAAAAGTGTAAATGAACTTTGGAAAGCTAGATTAATCGCGATGGTATGGGTTATAATTTCATTGGTTTGTTCTATTGCAATTGGTATTACAGGAATTGCTCTTTTCAAAAATGTTCAAGATCCAGAAAAAATCTTCATTTACATGATAGGAAAATTATTCAATCCTTGGTTAGCAGGTATTTTATACGCAGCAATTTTATCAGCAATAATGTCAACAATTTCAGCACAATTGCTAGTTGCGTCGAATACCTTGACTGAAGATTTTTATAAATATATCGTTAAAAGAGAAAAAACGAATAAAGAACTTATTTGGGTTGGAAGAATTTGTATTATAATTATTTTTATAATCGCAACATCGTTATCAATGAATCCCAATTCAGAAGTATTGTCGTTAGTTTCATATGCATGGGCAGGTTTTGGAGCTGTATTTTCTCCAGTAATTTTATTTATTTTGTACAAAAAAGAAATGAACTGGAAAAATATTTTGATTTCAATGATTGTCGCTACAATTACAGTAATTTTCTGGAATCAAAGCGGACTTGGTAAAAAAATTTATGAAATTGTACCAGGATTTTTAATAAATATAATTTGTTTATATATTTTGGAAAAATTTAATAAAAAATAG
- a CDS encoding GNAT family N-acetyltransferase, giving the protein MKIRKATINDLEELTRIEAECFPSAEAATEESFRGRLEVYPDFFWILENEGDKIVSFVNGMATDDEILTDEMFENSNLHDENGDWQMIFGVNTLPGFRRRGYAEKVLRKVVEDAKSAGRKGVVLTCKDRLVPFYGKIGFVNEGVSESTHGGAVWYNMRIVF; this is encoded by the coding sequence ATGAAAATTAGAAAAGCAACAATTAATGATTTAGAAGAATTGACAAGAATTGAGGCAGAGTGTTTTCCATCTGCGGAAGCGGCAACTGAAGAGAGTTTTCGTGGGAGATTGGAAGTTTATCCAGATTTTTTTTGGATTTTGGAAAATGAGGGTGATAAAATTGTTTCGTTTGTAAATGGGATGGCTACGGATGATGAAATTTTGACAGATGAAATGTTTGAAAATTCTAATTTGCATGATGAAAATGGCGATTGGCAGATGATTTTTGGAGTGAATACGCTTCCAGGATTTAGACGGAGAGGTTATGCTGAGAAGGTTTTGAGAAAAGTTGTGGAAGATGCGAAAAGTGCTGGAAGAAAGGGTGTTGTATTGACTTGTAAAGATAGGCTTGTTCCGTTTTATGGGAAGATTGGGTTTGTGAATGAAGGAGTATCAGAGTCGACTCATGGGGGTGCGGTTTGGTATAATATGAGGATTGTTTTTTAA
- a CDS encoding NUDIX hydrolase N-terminal domain-containing protein, translated as MNKNEEENKEEEQKWLDWAIELQSLAQAGLAYGKDKFDIERFERIREISAEMVAHKTEISIEKVKDLFCNEVGYQTPKIDVRGVIFEDDKILLIQESNGKWALPGGWADVYLSVKENVLKEVKEEAGIEASAEMIIALLDVTKNQGKKIPYGITKVFVLCEYLSGKFEKNIETIDSRYFGINELPELETKKITAEQIKMCFEANRNRDEWKVVFD; from the coding sequence ATGAATAAAAATGAAGAAGAAAATAAAGAAGAAGAACAAAAATGGCTAGACTGGGCAATTGAACTTCAAAGTCTAGCACAAGCAGGACTTGCTTATGGAAAAGATAAATTTGATATTGAGCGGTTTGAGAGAATTAGAGAGATTTCGGCAGAAATGGTGGCACACAAAACTGAGATTTCGATAGAAAAGGTAAAGGATTTATTTTGTAATGAAGTTGGATATCAGACGCCTAAGATTGATGTGAGAGGCGTGATTTTTGAAGATGATAAAATTCTTTTGATTCAGGAAAGTAATGGAAAATGGGCATTGCCAGGTGGATGGGCAGATGTTTATCTTTCTGTGAAGGAAAATGTGTTGAAGGAAGTTAAGGAAGAAGCTGGGATTGAGGCTAGTGCTGAGATGATTATAGCTTTGCTTGATGTTACAAAAAATCAAGGTAAAAAGATACCGTATGGCATAACAAAAGTTTTTGTTTTGTGTGAATATTTGAGTGGAAAATTTGAGAAAAACATTGAAACTATTGACAGCAGATATTTTGGGATTAATGAATTGCCTGAACTGGAAACAAAGAAAATTACAGCTGAGCAAATAAAAATGTGCTTTGAGGCGAATAGAAATAGGGATGAATGGAAGGTTGTTTTTGATTAG